The Tachypleus tridentatus isolate NWPU-2018 chromosome 5, ASM421037v1, whole genome shotgun sequence genome includes a window with the following:
- the LOC143250295 gene encoding uncharacterized protein LOC143250295, with product MMKGKLLLIVCFTVLGLAVGAEDETEDLKAEATGYYGGGGYGGGGYGGGGGGYGGGALGGYGGGALGGYGGGGLGGYGGGVIQLLAIPISVGGYGGGYGGGFGGGYGGGFGTGGGLGLGGIRYGRGKYGWWWD from the exons ATGATGAAGGGAAAG CTgctcttgattgtttgttttactgtgttGGGCCTGGCTGTGGGAGCCGAGGATGAAACGGAAGATCTGAAGGCTGAGGCTACTGGTTATTACGGTGGCGGTGGCTACGGGGGCGGTGGCTATGGTGGCGGTGGCGGTGGCTACGGTGGCGGTGCCTTAGGAGGTTACGGTGGCGGTGCCTTAGGAGGTTACGGTGGCGGTGGCTTAGGAGGTTACGGTGGCGGAGTAATCCAACTTCTTGCTATTCCAATAAGTGTTGGCGGCTATGGAGGCGGCTATGGTGGCGGCTTTGGTGGCGGCTATGGTGGCGGCTTTGGTACTGGTGGTGGACTGGGACTTGGAGGTATAAGATATGGCAGAGGAAAATACGGTTGGTGGTGGGATTAA